CCGCCGGATGCTGGCCTGGTGCCGCCCGACGGGGTCCGCGTTCGCCGGCAGCCCGCGCGTCTCGTCCCGCTAGGCTCCCGGCGTGCGGATCGAGCGCGACGACCTGTCCCGGGCGGCGGTGCACGCGCTGCTCGAGGAGCACCTGGCCGACATGCACGCCACCTCACCGCCGGAGAGCGTCCACGCCCTCGACCTCAGCGGTCTGACCTCCCCGGGGACGACCGTCTGGACCGCCTGGGAGGACGACGTCCTGCTGGGTTGTGCCGCCCTCAAGGAGCTGTCACCGGACTCCGGTGAGGTGAAGTCGATGCGCACCTCGGCGGCTGCCCGGCGACGCGGTGTGGCCGCGGCCCTGCTGACCCACCTGGTGGATCGGGCCCGGGAGCGCGGCTGGCGCTCGTTGTGGCTGGAGACCGGCAGCCAGGACTTCTTCGCCCCCGCCCGTGCCCTCTACGCGCGCCACGGGTTCGTCGGGTGCCCGCCGTTCGGCGACTACCGACCCGACCCCACAGCGTCTTCATGACCCGCACCCTCGACTGACCCGCGGCAGCCCGGCTCGTCGGGAGCCGCCGCTGCCCGCCGCGACACCCCTCGAGGGGCGCCGCGACGGGTGACGGAGGATCTCGTCAGGCCTGGACGAAGGCCAGCAGCACCTCGTTGACCTCGGCGGCGTGGGTCCAGAGCAGGCCGTGCGGAGCGCCCTCGATCTCGACGTACTGCGCCGCGGGCACCGCGTCGCGGAAGCGGCGGCCGGTGGCGTCGATCGGCAGGATGTTGTCGGCGGTGCCGTGCAGGATCAGCGTCGGCAGGCCGGCCTCGCGGACCCGCTCGACGTCGGTGCGGAAGTCCTCGATCCAGGTGGGCACCACGGCGTAGGCGGCGACGGGCGCGCTGGCGACGGCGGTGTTCCAGCTGGCCCGCACGACCTCCTCGCTGATCCGCGAGCCCAGGAGCTCGTCGAGGTTGTAGAAGTTCTTGTAGAACTCGGTGTACCAGGCGTAGCGGTCGGTGCGCGCGGCCGTCTCGATGCCGTCGAAGACCTCCTGCGGCACGCCCTCGGGGTTGTCCTCACGCTGGACCAGGAACGGCTCCAGGGAGGCCAGGAAGGCGAGCTTCGCGACCCGCTCGTGACCGTGGTTCCTGACGTAGCGGGCCAGCTCACCGGTACCCATGGAGAAGCCGACGAGGACCACGTCGCGCAGGTCGAGGGTCTCCAGCACCGTGCTGAGGTCGGCGGCGAAGGTGTCGTAGTCGTAGCCCGTGCCCACCTTCGACGACTGGCCGAAGCCGCGACGGTCGTAGGTGATGACGCGGTAGCCGGCGGCGATGAGCTCGCGGGCCTGGAGCTCCCAGCTGTTGCCGTCCAGCGGGTAGCCGTGGATGAGGACGACCGGCTGCCCGGTGCCGTGGTCCTCGTAGTGGAGCTCGATGTCGGTGCTGTTCTCGGTGCCGACCTTGATGGTGCCCATGACGGTTCCTCTCGATGATGGAGAACGCTCGTTCTCACATGGCTCAACGTAGAGAACCAGCGTTCTCCCGTCAAGCCTCCGTGCCGTACCATCGAGTCATGGAGAATCAGCGTTCTCATGACGGTGGGGAGCACCAGGGGTGAACACGCAGCGCACAGCCGCCACCGGGTCCGACCTGCGCGACCAGGTGGTCCGCGCCGCCGACGCGCTCTTCTACGAGCGCGGCATCCAGTCCGTCGGCATGGACGCGGTCCGCGACGCGTCCGGCGTCTCGCTCAAGAGGCTCTACGCCCTGGTCGGCTCCAAGGACGAGCTCGTCGTGGCGGTGCTGAGGCTGCGCCAGCAGTCCCTGCGCGACGGTCTCACCACGAGCCGGGACCAGGCGCAGGACGCCCGCGGGCGGGCCCTGTCGATCTTCGACTTCCTCGACGCCTGGTTCTGCGAGCCGGGCTTCCGCGGGTGCGGCTTCATCAACGCCTTCGGTGAGCTGGGGCCTCGGTCCGAGGAGGTCTCGGCCGTCGTCCGGGAGACCAAGGCCGCGTTCCGCGAGTACGTGGAGGAGCTGGTGCGCGCCGCCGGCGGGTCCCCGGCGGTGGCGCTGCAGATCGTGCTGCTCGCCGAGGGGGCGCAGACCACGGCGGCCATCTCCGGCGACGCCACCATCGCCGCCCGGGCGAAGGCCGCCGCCGCCGCCCTGCTCGACGCCGACGTCGCCTCGTCCCCGGGTCAGTGAGCCGGCTGAACGGCTGACCGCCCGTGGGTGCCCACCGCCTCCCGTCAGGGCTGCTCAGGGCAGATCTGCTGCCAGCAGCACACCCTGGTCCGGGCCCGGGGCGGCGGGGAGGGTGGCGACATGACCGACAACCCGCTCCCGGTGCGCGAACGCACCGCCACCGAGCTCCTCGACCACCGCGTGCTGCTGCTGGACGGCGAGCTCGACGACGCCCTGGGGACCCAGCTCTGCGCCCAGCTCGTGCTGCTCTCCACCCGCGACCCGCGCACCGACATCGCCCTGTGGATCAACTCCCCGGGTGGTTCCGTGCCGGCGATGCTGGCCATCCGCGACACCATGGCCATGATCCCCAACGACGTCGCCACCCTGGCCCTGGGGATGGCGGCCAGCGCCGGGCAGTTCCTGCTCTGCTCCGGCGCCCGTGGCAAGCGCTACGTGCTGCCGCACAGCAAGGTCCTGCTGCACCAGGGCTCGGCCGGCATCGGTGGCTCGGCGGTGGACATCGAGCTGCAGGCCGAGGACCTCCGTGCCATGCGGGACACGGTGATCGGGCTGATCGCCGAGGCGACCGGGCAGACCCCGGAGCGGGTCTTCGAGGACTCCCTGCGCGACCACTGGTACAGCGCCGAGGAGGCCGTCGCCTACGGCTTCGTGGACCAGGTGGTCACCTCCTTCGAGCAGGTGCGGCCCACCCGTCCCGGCGGCCTGGCCGGCCAGGCCGGGTTCGTGGCCAGCCTGCCGCAGGAGGTGCGGTGATGAGCAGCTACACCATCCCCAACGTGATCAGCCGCAGCTCCCGCGGTGAGCGCGTGATGGACGTCTACAGCCGGCTGATGGAGGGCCGCATCATCTACCTCGGCACCGAGCTCGACGACGGCGTGGCCAACGCGCTGATCGCCCAGCTGCTCCACCTCGACGCCGAGGACCCCGACCAGGAGGTCAACCTCTACATCAACTCCCCCGGTGGCTCGGTGACCGCGATGTTCGCCCTCTACGACACCATGCGCTACACCCGGGCGCCGATCGCCACCACCTGCGTCGGGCAGGCCATCTCCACCGCCGCGGTGCTGCTAGCCGCCGGGGAACCCGGGCGCCGGTCGGTGCTGCCGCACGCGCGGGTGCTGCTGCACCAGCCCTCGGGTCAGGGCCGCGGCACCATCCCGGACCTGATCCTGGCCGCGGACGAGATCCTGCGGCTGCGCACCGACATGGAGGAGGTGCTGTCGGCCCACACCGGCCGCTCGCTGGAGGAGCTGCGCCGCGACACCGACCGCGACCGGGTGCTGCGGGCCTCCGAGGCGGTGGAGTACGGCCTGGCCGACTCGGTCATCCGGCTCCGCGAGGCGGCCTGACCGGGGCCCTGCCTGCTGGGAGTCGACGCGCGGAGCAGCGCGGCCTCCGGCAGCCCGGTACGGCACCAACGGCGTCACTCCTGCACCGAGCTCGGTGCGGAGGTGACGCCGTTCTGGTGCCCGCCCGTGGCCCCGCAGGATCGGCCACGGTTCGTGACCTCGCTCGGGTGGCTCTGTGGTGCACGGGCACGCGGCACGCGGACACGGCTGGCGCGTGGCCAGCTCGCGACCCCGGGCGGTCCGCCTCCTACCAGCGCAGGGGCTGGCGACTCAGGCGGCGAGGGCGACGGGGCCGCGGAGCGGGGAGCCGCTGACCCGGCGGTCCGAGGCCAGGTCGTTCACCACGCCGGTGGTCAGGTCGAGCAGGGTGAGACCGACGGCCCCGGCGACCGCGGCGAGGATCTCCGAGGAGGGGTCCTTGAGACCGCGCTCGAGCTCGGAGAGGTACTGGGTGGACACACCGGCCCGCGCGGACGTCTCCGCCAGGGTCTCCCCCAGCGCGTGCCTGCGGTCCCGGAGCCGGCGGCCGGTCACCTCGCGCCAGAGCGGCTCGACCACCGGACGGCTCGGACCCGGGCGCCGGGCGCGGCCGCCTTCCGACCCGCGGTCGAGGGGACGCCGGCCGGCCCGGTCGCGGCGCACGGTGTCGTGCTGGTCGAGGTGGCGGTCCAGCGGCACGAGGTCTCCCATGGGCCCACGGTAGGTCGCGGCGTCCGCGACGGGCAGCCTGTTCCGCTCACAGCGGATCCCTGCGCGGGCCAACGGCCCTCCAGCGCTGGCCTGTCCGTCGCCGAGGCGGCGAACCTGCCGTCGGGGCGGTGACGCCGGAGAAAGCCGTGGCTCTGACGTCGGAGCTCAGCCTGCAACCCGCAGGACCCTGAGGTCACGGCGACGACCCGTCGCCACGGCGACTCGCAGGTGAGGAGGACGCCGCGGCGGCCGCCGAGCCGCGGATCACCCCCGGCGGACGCCCTGCTCGAGGGCGAAGATCACCGCGTGCACCCGGTCCCGCGCCCCCAGCTTGGCCAGCAGCCGGTTGACGTGGGTCTTCACCGTCGACTCCTCCACCACCAGGGTGGCGGCGATCTCGGGGTTGCTCAGCCCCTCGCCCACCAGGGCCAGCACCTCCCGCTCGCGGGCGGTCAGGGTGCCCAGCCGGGCGTCCGGCTCCCGCGGCAGCGCCGGGCGCGCCAGCTCCATCAGCCGGCGGGTCACCCGGGGTGAGGTGACGCCCTCGCCCCGGGCCACCGCGTGGACGGCACTGCGCAGCTCGGCCGGGCGGGCGCTCTTGAGCAGGAAGCCCGCCGCCCCGGCCCGGATGGCGTCGAAGGCGTACTCGTCCAGGTCGAAGGTGGTCAGCACCAGGACCCGCACCTGCGGCAGCTCGGCGGTGATGCGGGTGGTGGCCTGGATGCCGTCCGTGCCGGGCATCCGGACGTCCATCAGCACCACGTCGGGTCGGTGCTCGTGGGCCATCCGCAGCGCGGTCGCGCCGTCTCCCGCCTCGGCGACCACGGTCAGCCCGTCGTCGGCCTCCAGCGCCATCCGGATCCCCATCCGCACCAGGTCCTGGTCGTCGACCAGCAGCACCCGCACGCTCACGAACCCACCCCCGCAGCCGCGGTCACCGGGTCGCGGTGCGGTTCGGGCAGCGGGATCAGCGCCCGCACCCGCCAGCCACCGCCGTCGCGGGGTCCGACCTCCAGCACGCCGCCGACGGCTGCGACGCGCTCGCGCATCCCCAGCAGCCCCCGCCCGGGACCGACCCGGCCGCCGTCGACCCCGCCGCCACCTGAGCCACCGACCGCTGTCGCCCCGGCACCCGCACCACCGACAGCCGCACCACCGACGGCCGGACCACCGCTCGACGTGGGACCGGTCCCGTCGTCGGTGACCTCGACCTCGAGGTGCCGGCCGACGGCGACCACCAGCACCCGCACCCGGCGTGGCTGCCGGCTGTGGCGCAGCACGTTGGTCAGCGACTCCTGCACCAGCCGGTACACGGTCAGCCCCAGCGTGGGCGGCAGCTCCAGGCCCGGCTCGTAGGTGGCGGCCACCGGGAGCCCCACCGCCCGCAGCTCGGCCACCAGGGCCGGCAGGTCACCCAGTCCCGGCGTCGGACGTCGCTCCCCCGTGTCGTCGGGGTCGAGCACCCGCAGCGCCTGCCGCATCTCCACCAGGGCCTCCCGGCCGGTCTCGGCGGCCTGGGCGCTGGCGGCGCGGACGCGGTCGACGTCGACGGTCTCGCTGGCCCCGTCGGACAGGGCGACCATGATCGAGAGGCTGTGCGCGACCACGTCGTGCATCTCCCGGGCGATCCGGCTGCGCTCCTCGGCCACCGCCAGCCGGGCCCGCTGGTCGCGCTCGCGCTCGAGGTCGCGGGCCCGGTCGACCAGGGACTGCACGTAGCGGCGTCGGGCCCCCACGTTGGTCCCGACCAGCGTGACCACCACCAGCCCCAGCACGAGCAGCGCGCCGGCGCCCAGGTCGTACACCGGCCCCTGGGTGGTGGGGTCGGGCGCCACGGTGAGGAGCCCCGAGGTCTCCAGCAGCCCCAGGGCGCCCAGGCCGGTCACGGTCGCCAGGCCGGCGGCGGAGACCGCCAGGCCCCGCCAGGCCGCCGTGGCGGAGCGGTGCACGGCGAGCGTGTAGAGCGCCACGGCGACGACGAACAGGAGGTCCCCGCCGGTCAGCGGGATCAGCACCAGCGTCCCGACCAGGCCCACCCCCAGCGTCAGCCGAGGGTGCAGGCGGCGCACCAGCACCGCCGCCAGTCCCACCTGGAACCCCGCCCAGTCGAGCAGCAGGCTGGACCCCTCGGTGGCGATCAGGCTGAGCAGGGAGCCGACGGCCTGCGTCAGGGCGAAGCAGAGCGCCAGCACCAGCTCGACCAGCCAGGGACGGCGGTGCCACCACCGGCGCGGCGCCCGGGCCACCCCGACGGCGTCGGCGCTCCCCGTGAGCGGAGAGCCGCTCGCCAGGAACCCGGTCGACGTCGTGGCGGAGCCGGTCGTCGCGGCCGCCGTCGTGGAGGCGTCGGTCGCCGTCCTCGTCGGGGAACCGGTCACGGTCGGCGCGGGACCGCTCGCCGTCGCGGCGCGGTCGGTCGTCGCCGGGTCGGTCACGTGGTCCACGGCGTCACTCTAGGAAGGCGGGACGAGTCGGCGCGTCCACCGTCGCGTGGAGGTCGGTCGACCCCGTCTCCACCCTGGGGTGGATCCTGCTCCGCGCCGGGTGGAAGAACGCCGCAGCACGGTGCGCAGCAGCCCCGCGGCTGCCTAGCGTGACCGTCATGAACCAGCCCCAGGCCCTTCCCGTGGCCTCCCCCACCTTCGCCGACGCCCCGACGCCTCCTCCTGACGTGGCCTTCCACCGCCTCGGGGTCGTGGCCGGGTCCCGCGGCTGGCGGCCGCTGCTCGTGCTGCTGCTGGCCGCCGTCCTCTACGCCGCCTCCGGCCTCCTCCTGGTGACGGCCGCGGTCGCGGTCGACGCGATCACGGGGTCCACGGTCAGCGACCGGGTGCTGGCGCTGGACATGAACGACCCGTACGCCTTCGTCTCCGGGTTCGCGCTGATCGCCCTGATGCTGCCCGCGCTGCTGCTGGCCCGACGGATCCTCGGACCCCGCCCGGTCGGCCTGCTGTCCTCGGTGACCGGACGGCTGCGCTGGCGCTGGCTGGGGCGGGCGCTCCTGATCAGCGTCGCGGTGTACGTCGTCGGGCTCACGCTGCAGCTGGTGCTCCTCGACCCGCTGACCGGCGTCCCGCTGACCGCGGCACGGTTCATCCCGTCGGCCTGGGTGTTCCTGCTGGGGGCCGTGCTGCTGGTGCCCCTGCAGGCGGCGGCGGAGGAGTACGTCTTCCGCGGCGGCCTGATGCAGCTGGTCGGGGGCTGGCTGCGCCACCCCGCGTTCGCCGTCGTGCTGCCCGTGCCGCTGTTCGTGGTGGGCCACGGGTACGACGTGCTGGGTCAGACCGGGATCGCCGTGTTCGCCCTGCTGACCGGCTGGCTCACCTGGCGCACCGGCGGGCTGGAGGCGGCGATCGCGCTGCACGTGGTGAACAACGGCCTGCTCACCGTGATGCAGGCCGTCGGCTGGGCCGATCCCAACGTCACCGACATCACGGTGCCGGCGTTCGTGGCGTCGCTGGTGGTGCAGGGCCTGGCGGCGTGGCTGCTGGTCCGCAGCGCCGACCGGATGGGCGTCCAGCGCACCCGGCCGGCGCTCGCCCCGCTGCCGGCACCCCGCCCGGCGCCGGCGCCGGTCGCCCTGGAGACGTCGTCCTGAGACGCCCTTCCCGACCGGCCGTCCCTGCACCGCCGGGCCGGCCGGTGACCCGGCCTCGCGTCCCTGCGGGCCCCGGCACGGCGGGCGGGCCCGGGGTCGAGGGGCGCCGGGGGCCGCCGGGCGCCGGTAGATTCCCCCGGGTGACTGTCACCGTGCGCTCCATCACCACCGCCGAGCACCTGGCCTTCGTCGAGGGCCTGGCCTCGGCCAGCTACCTGCAGACCCCCGCCTGGGCCGGCGCCAAGCCGGAGTGGACGAGTGAGTCGCTGGGCTGGTTCGACGGCTCGACGATGGTCGGGGCGGCGCTGGTGCTCTACCGCCAGCTGCCCCGGTTCAAGCGCTACCTGGCCTACCTCCCCGAGGGGCCGCTGCTGGACTGGGACACCGACCGCCTCGGTGAGCTGCTGGCACCGATGACCCGGCACCTCAAGCGACGCGGGGCCTTCGGCGTCCGGATCGGGCCGCCGCTGGTCTGGCGCACCTGGCACGCCGCCACCATCAAGGCCGCCGTGGCCGACGAGTCCGTGCGCTCCCTCACCGAGGTCCGCCCCGACGTCACCGACCCGGTGGCCACCCGCGCCCACAACCAGCTCCGCAGCCTGGGGTGGCTGCCGCCCAAGCCCGACGGCGAGGGCTTCGCCGCCGGTCAGCCGACGTACCGGTTCTGGGTGCGGCTGACCGGGCAGAGCGAGGAGTCGCTGCTCAAGGGCATGAACCAGCTGTGGCGGCGCAACATCAAGAAGGCCGACAAGTCCGGGGTGACCGTCCGGGTCGGGGACCGCTCGGACCTGGCCACCTTCCACGCCGTCTACGCCGAGACCGCCCGGCGCGACGGCTTCACCCCGCGGCCGCTGTCCTACTTCGAGACGATGTTCGACGCGCTGCAGCCCGAGGCCGAGGACCGGATCCGGCTGTACCTGGCCGAGCACGAGGGCGACCTGGTGGCTGCGACGATCTGGACCCGGGTGGGTGGCCACGTCTGGTACGCCTACGGCGCCTCCACCTCGGCGAAGCGGGACGTCCGCGGCTCCAACGCCGTCCAGTGGCAGATGATGCGCGACGCCCTGGCCGCCGGCGCCGACGTCTACGACCTGCGCGGGATCACCGACTCGGTGGCCAACGACGACCCGCACCTCGGGCTGATCCAGTTCAAGGTGGGCACCGGCGGGGAGGCCTACACCTACCTCGGCGAGTGGGACCTCCCGCTGAACCGGCTGCTGTACAAGGCCTTCGACGTCTACATGGCCCGTCGCGGCTGAGGCCCGCCGTCCGGTGTGCACTGCTGCTGCGCAGTCGCAGCAGGAGTGCACTCCGGGAGCGCCGGTACGATCCAGGGCGTGTCACGTCCGCCGGTCGCCCGGGCCAAGGTGCTGCGTGCCTTCGTCGAGATCCTGCTCAGCGAGGGCGAGTCGGCAACCACGATGGAGGCCGTCGCCGCCCGCGCCGGCGTCACCAAGGGCGGCCTGCTCTACCACTTCGGCTCCCGCGACGCCCTGGTCCAGGGGCTGCTGGAGCGGCTGGACGAGCTCGGCGAGGCGGACGTCGCGGCGATGCGCAGCGCCCCCGAGGGACCGGTCGACTACTACCTGCGCACCTCCGACGTCACCAGCTCGGTCGAGTTCAACGAGCTCTTCATCGCCGCCTCCCGGCTCACCAAGGAGGCCGGTCTGCAGGCCCGGGCCCGGCTGCGCGCCCTGGAGACGCGCTGGCTGGAGCTGCTGACCGAGGCCATCGGCGACGACGCCCGAGCCCGGCTGGTGCTGCTGCTCGGCGACGGCCTCTACCTGCAGGGCATGATCGCCGACACCCCCGGCCAGCCGGCCGGCAGCGGGCAGCTGGACCTCGTGCTGCCCCTGGTGGAGCAGCTGCTCGCGACGGAGGGGACATGACCTCCGAGGACGACCTGCGGCCGCACCCGGTGACCGGCCAGCTCTTCCCCTCACCGGTGCCGCCGGGGACCGGGTGGCCGGGCGACCCGGCCGAGCCGGAGACGCCGGTGGCCGGCAGCGAGCCCGAGGTGCTCGACCTCGCCAGGGGCTGCACCGACCTGGCCGAGCTGGAGGCCCGCAGCTCGGTCTGCCGGGCCTGCCCCCGGCTGGTGGCCTGGCGGGAGCAGGTGGCCACCACCGGGCGCCGCGCCTCCTTCGCCGACCAGCCCTACTGGGGACGTCCGGGCCCCGGATTCGGCGACCGCGCACCGCGGATCCTGGTGGTCGGGCTGGCCCCGGCGGCCAACGGCAGCAACCGGACCGGGCGTCTGTTCACCGGCGACCGCAGCGGGGACTGGATCTACGCCGCCCTGCACCGGGCCGGGTGGGCGAACCAGCCGCACAGCACCTCCGCCGCCGACGGGCTGGCGCTGACGGAGGTCCGGATCGTGCCGGCGGTCCGCTGCGCCCCGCCGGCCAACAAGCCCACCCCGGACGAGCGCCGTACCTGCGGGCACTGGCTGGACCGGGAGGTGCAGCTGACCGCGGACACCGTCCGCTCGGTCCTGGCCCTCGGCTCGATCGCCTGGGACGCCGCCCTCTCCTCGGCCCGCCGCGTCGGCTGGGGCGTCGCGCGGCCCAAGCCGGTCTTCGGGCACGCCCGGGTGGTGGAGCTCGGTGGACCCCACGGTCCGGTGCGACTGGTCGGCAGCTACCACGTCAGCCAGCAGAACACGTTCACCGGACGCCTCACCGAGCCCATGCTGGACGCCGCCCTGGCCCTGCTCTGACGGTCCACGCCCGCCGTCGGCTCGCACGAGCCGGCCGGCGAGGATCCTCGCCGTCGCCCTGGGCTGGCGGCGCGCCCGGTCCTCCTCGAACCGGCCGCGGCGGCAGCGCCGGTGGCCCGCGCACCAGCCCGCGTCGACGGCCGGAGGTGGACTCGAGCGCTGTCAGGGGTCGGTACTAGCCTCGTCGCAGTGGCGCCGCGGAGCGCCCGGACGGAGCTTCGGAGATGGGGACAGCGGTGCCGGGAGGACGCGGACCAGGTCGGGGAGGCGCGGCGTGAGCGAGCTGCGCCAGGAGCTGCTGGAGATCCCCTGCGCCGGGCTGGGTCCGGAGAACCCGCTGCCCGACCTGGGCGGTCACGGTGACCTGCACCGGGTCCGCAACGCCGAGGACCTCCCCGTCGGGATGCGGCGCGGCATCGGGCACGGGCACCTGCGCAGCATCCTCCCCTGCCTGTTCCAGGACGGCTACGACCGCGACCGCCGGCCCGTCCGGCTCCCCGTCCTGGTGCTGGAGAACGAGCACCTGACCGCCACGGTGCTGCCGACCCTGGGCGGGCGGCTGCACTCGCTGGTCCAGCGCGCCACCGGCCGGGAGCTGCTGCACCGCAACGCCGTCATCCAGCCGGGCAACCTGGGGCTGCGCGGCGCCTGGTTCGCCGGCGGCGTGGAGTGGAACCTGGGCAGCACCGGGCACTGGACCGGCACCTGCGAGCCCGTGCACGCCGCGGCCCTGACCGGCCCGGACGGGAGCCCGGTGCTGCGGCTGTGGGAGTGGGAACGCACCCGCGGCCTGGTCAGCCAGCTGGACCTCTGGCTGCCCGGCGGCTCGGACCTGCTGCACGTCTCGGTCCGGGTCACCAACCCGGCCGAGCAGCCCGCCCCGGCGTACTGGTGGTCCAACGCGGCCGTGCCGCAGACCCCGGCGACGCGGGTCCTCGTCCCGGCCGACCAGGCCTGGCGCTATGGCTACACCGAACGGCTGGAGCTGGTGGACGTCCCCGGAGGGGACGAGGTGTCCGACCTCACCCGGCCGATGGCCCACCGCCGTGCCGTGGACTACTTCTTCGAGCTGCCCGCCGAGGACCTGCCCGACACCGCCGCCCGTGCGCGGGAGCGGCCCTTCGTCGCCGCCGTGGAGCCCGACGGCACCGGGATCCTGCACGCCTCGACGTGCCGGCTGCGGGGCCGCAAGCTGTTCGTCTGGGGGGAGGGACGCGGCGGGCGGCGCTGGCAGGAGTGGCTGACCCCCGACGGCACCGGGCACGGCTACGCCGAGATCCAGGCCGGGCTGGCCCGCACCCAGATGGAGCACCTGGAGCTCCCCGGCCGGAGCGCGTGGAGCTGGCTGGAGGTGTACGGCGCAGCGGCCCTGGACCCGGAGGACGCCGCCGCCGAGTGGCCCAGGGCACGCCGGGCCGTGGCCGATCACCTGGACCAGCGGTTGCCCGAGGAGGAGATGGACCGTCGCGCCGGTCAGCTGGCCGCGCTGGCCGACGTCGTCCCCGAGCGGGTGCTGCACACGGCGTCGGGCTGGGGCGCGCTGGAGCTCGCGCGCACCGGCTCGACGGTCAGCGAGGGCACCCCGTTCGCGATGACCGGGGCGCACACCCGCGAACGGGCCTGGCTGCCCCTGCTGGAGGGCAGGCTCCCCGACACCGACCCGCTGACCGCTCCCGACGGCACCCTGGTGCAGTGGGGTGACCTGCTGGAGGCGGCCGACGGCGGCTGGCTGGTCCGCTACCACCGCGGGGTGGCGCGCTGGTGGCGCGGGGACGAGGCCGG
The sequence above is a segment of the Auraticoccus monumenti genome. Coding sequences within it:
- a CDS encoding uracil-DNA glycosylase, with product MTSEDDLRPHPVTGQLFPSPVPPGTGWPGDPAEPETPVAGSEPEVLDLARGCTDLAELEARSSVCRACPRLVAWREQVATTGRRASFADQPYWGRPGPGFGDRAPRILVVGLAPAANGSNRTGRLFTGDRSGDWIYAALHRAGWANQPHSTSAADGLALTEVRIVPAVRCAPPANKPTPDERRTCGHWLDREVQLTADTVRSVLALGSIAWDAALSSARRVGWGVARPKPVFGHARVVELGGPHGPVRLVGSYHVSQQNTFTGRLTEPMLDAALALL
- a CDS encoding DUF5107 domain-containing protein: MSELRQELLEIPCAGLGPENPLPDLGGHGDLHRVRNAEDLPVGMRRGIGHGHLRSILPCLFQDGYDRDRRPVRLPVLVLENEHLTATVLPTLGGRLHSLVQRATGRELLHRNAVIQPGNLGLRGAWFAGGVEWNLGSTGHWTGTCEPVHAAALTGPDGSPVLRLWEWERTRGLVSQLDLWLPGGSDLLHVSVRVTNPAEQPAPAYWWSNAAVPQTPATRVLVPADQAWRYGYTERLELVDVPGGDEVSDLTRPMAHRRAVDYFFELPAEDLPDTAARARERPFVAAVEPDGTGILHASTCRLRGRKLFVWGEGRGGRRWQEWLTPDGTGHGYAEIQAGLARTQMEHLELPGRSAWSWLEVYGAAALDPEDAAAEWPRARRAVADHLDQRLPEEEMDRRAGQLAALADVVPERVLHTASGWGALELARTGSTVSEGTPFAMTGAHTRERAWLPLLEGRLPDTDPLTAPDGTLVQWGDLLEAADGGWLVRYHRGVARWWRGDEAGAVTAWRESLEHRPSPWVWRNLAVAAGRSGDPAGLVEGYQQALTLAPGLRPLAVEALTELLETGRAGVARELLEQLPAELRRDDRVLLVEVRLRLATGEASTAERLLDAGIAPVDLREGSVRLADLWQAVQQALGQDRPVPARYDFSMTGG